The Blochmannia endosymbiont of Camponotus sp. genomic interval AAAGGGACTTTCATAGCAATTCTCATAAACTCTGGCACTAAACAAATAAATGTAACGTATATAGCGCCAATGAAGGTCAAACGAATCATAATTTTATTAATATATTTTGCAGTTTGTTCTCCCGGTCTAATCCCGGGAACAAATGCTCCCGATTTTTTTAAATTTTCAGCTGTTTCGCGCGGATTAAAGACTAAAGATGTGTAAAAAAAACAAAAAAACATAATAGCTGCCGCGTAAAGTAAAATATATAGTGGTTGACCTGGTTGTAGATACAAAGAAATAATAGTTAACCATTGCCAACTAGTGGTACTGCCGAACCAAGAAATTACAGTACCCGGGAACAAGATGACACTAGAAGCAAAAATAGCAGGAATGACACCAGCCATATTTACTTTAAGTGGTAAATGTGTACTTTGAGCAGCATAAATACGACGACCTTGTTGGCGTTGAGCATAATGTACTAAAATGCGACGTTGTCCCCGCTCCATAAATACAACAAAAAAAGTAATACTCAATACCAAGCAAATAATTAAAATTAATATAAAAAAATGTAGCTCATCTTGTCTCACTTGTTCTATGGTATGTCCTATAGCCAATGGTAAGCCAGCAATTATCCCCGAAAAAATAATAATTGAGATACCATTGCCTATGCCTCTGTTAGTGATTTGATCGCCTAACCACATTAAAAAAACAGTACCACAAACAAGACTAATAATTGCTATACAATAAAAAGAAAATCCCGGATTAATCACTAACCCCGATACATTAGGCAAACTAGTGACAATGCCTACTGATTGTAATATTCCAAGTATTAAAGTACCATAACGAATATACTGGTTAATTATTCTCCTGCCACTTTCTCCTTCTTTTTTAATTTCTATTAAAACAGGATGTACTGCAGTTAACAGCTGAACAATAATTGAAGCTGAAATATATGGCATAATTCCTAAACTAAAGATAGAAGCGCGACTTAAAGAGCCTCCAGAAAACATATTAAACATCTCGATAATAGTACCGTGTTGTTGTTCAATAATTTGCGCCAAAACAATCAAATCTACCCCTGGAATTGGAATAAATGATCCTACACGAAAAATGATTAAAGCGCCAATCACAAACATAATTCTACGTTTCAAGTCGCTTAATCCGCCTTTGATACTTTGAAAAGTAGATCTAGATCGTTGTTTATTAGTAACTGTCATCATTTTAATTCAATTACTCCTCTATTTGACCGCCTACAGATTGAATTGCAGTTCGCGCTCCTTTACTAACGCGTAATTTACGTATCGTGATAGGACGTTTAATTTCGCC includes:
- the secY gene encoding preprotein translocase subunit SecY; its protein translation is MTVTNKQRSRSTFQSIKGGLSDLKRRIMFVIGALIIFRVGSFIPIPGVDLIVLAQIIEQQHGTIIEMFNMFSGGSLSRASIFSLGIMPYISASIIVQLLTAVHPVLIEIKKEGESGRRIINQYIRYGTLILGILQSVGIVTSLPNVSGLVINPGFSFYCIAIISLVCGTVFLMWLGDQITNRGIGNGISIIIFSGIIAGLPLAIGHTIEQVRQDELHFFILILIICLVLSITFFVVFMERGQRRILVHYAQRQQGRRIYAAQSTHLPLKVNMAGVIPAIFASSVILFPGTVISWFGSTTSWQWLTIISLYLQPGQPLYILLYAAAIMFFCFFYTSLVFNPRETAENLKKSGAFVPGIRPGEQTAKYINKIMIRLTFIGAIYVTFICLVPEFMRIAMKVPFYFGGTSLLIVVVVIMDFMTQIQTLMMSSQYDSVLKKANLKHFNY